A single genomic interval of Sinorhizobium garamanticum harbors:
- a CDS encoding CYTH domain-containing protein, translating to MAKEIERKFLVASSGWKEHADKGIKLQQAYIVTMDDRSVRVRIHGSKWARLTIKIGKSALVRNEYEYDLPMDDARELLTQAVGIVIEKRRYRVPHKGFTWEVDVYEGALQGLVVAEVEMKRETDLPALPQWLGREITGDRRYSNQALATEGLLEAQS from the coding sequence ATGGCGAAGGAGATAGAACGCAAGTTCCTGGTCGCATCCAGCGGTTGGAAAGAACATGCGGACAAGGGCATAAAACTCCAGCAGGCGTACATCGTCACCATGGATGACCGCTCCGTACGCGTGCGGATCCATGGCAGCAAATGGGCTCGGCTGACCATCAAGATCGGCAAGTCGGCGCTCGTTCGCAACGAATACGAATACGATCTGCCCATGGACGACGCCCGCGAGCTGCTGACCCAGGCGGTCGGCATCGTTATCGAGAAGCGACGTTATCGCGTGCCGCACAAGGGTTTCACCTGGGAAGTCGACGTCTACGAAGGGGCGCTCCAAGGGCTCGTCGTCGCCGAGGTCGAGATGAAGCGCGAAACGGATCTGCCCGCACTGCCGCAATGGCTGGGTCGCGAGATTACTGGAGACCGCCGCTACTCCAACCAGGCGCTTGCTACAGAGGGGCTGCTGGAAGCGCAATCATGA